CCTGTGAGGCCAGTCCCTGGGCCTCCCCCTCGTACCGGGCCCCGGCGGGACCGGTCAGGACCACCGCCGCACTGCACCGTCCGCTTGGAAGGCGCTCCATGCGAAACTCGGCAAAACGCAAGCGCGGATGGGTATCAGGCATGAGGTCTCTTGAGAGAGTGGCGCGGAGCGGGTACACTCCCCGTCATGAAACGACTGTCATTGCTGTGCTTAGCCCTGCCGCTGCTGGCCTCGCCGGCAGCCGCACAGATTTCCGGAACACTCCGAAGCAACTTGGAGGCCGAATCTCCGCCGGCAGGTGCCGAGGTGGGTCTGGCCCTGATCGATCTGGGCAGCGGTGACTCGCTCTGGATCAACGCCCAGTGGCGGGTCCACGCGGCCAGTACCATGAAGGTACCGGTCCTCATCGAGCTTGCCCAGCGGGTGGATGCGGGCCGGTTTGGCTGGGACTGGCCGCTGCTGGTCAAGAACGAGTTCCACTCCATCGTGGACAGCTCGACCTTCGCGTTGCTCGTGCCCGACGACTCCGAGAAGACCCTCTTCGCCCGCGAGGGTGAAATGGTCCCGGCCCGGGAACTGGCCCGCCTGATGATCACCTGGAGCAGCAACTTCGCGACCAACCTGCTGGTGGACCAGCTGGGGGCACCGCAGATCCAGGCGACTTCCCGGCGGCTGGGGGCTGATTCGATCGTGGTCTTGCGCGGCGTCGAGGACCAGAAGGCTTTTGACCGCGGTCTCAGCAACACCACGACGGCGCGCGACCTGGCCGTTCTGCTCGCGTCCATCGCGCGGGGTCAGGCGGCCTCGGACTCCTCCACCGCCATCATGCTCGACATCCTGACCCACCAGCAGTTTCGCGCGGGGATTCCGGCCGGCGTCCCGCCGGGGACGAAGATTGCCAGCAAGACCGGCGGCATCACGGGCATCAACCACGACGCCGCCGTGATCTATCCACCCAGCCGTCCCCCGTACGTCCTCGTCATCCTGACCCGGGGTTTCGAGCGGCCCGCCGACGCCGAGGCGTACATGGCGAGGATTTCGGCCGAGGTGTGGGCAAGCCTGGTGGGCTCCTAGACGGAGTCGAACCGCACCTCGAGCTGCCGGCCGGGCTCCTCCGGCTGGCGCACCACATCGACCTCCAGACGCGGCCGACCGGCTTCGTCCATTTCCACCGTCAGCACCATCATCAGCCCATCCTCCGTCTCCAGGCGTAGCTGGCGGAGGTCCGAGCGCATGATGGCGGCGGCCACCGATTTGCCCCGGAGGGCCCCGAGGGAGTCGGCAATGCGGCGAAGATCCTGAAACGACACCTGCGTCATGAGTCTGCCCCGCTAACCGAGATGTTCGGACAAGATGGCCGTCAGGCGGTCGGCGGGGATGCGGTCAGCCTGGCTGTAGAGCGCCGAGCGGGAGGTCGACTCGAGCGGATAGGGTGCCCAGAACGCGCGCGCCTCGGGCTCCGCGGCGCGGAACGACAACACCAACCGCCAGTGCGCGGTATTGGCTGTCCGTTCAGCGGCGAACGAAACCTTCCAAGTGATGTCGCCGTGCTCGACGACGCGCCAAGACATGCAGTCTCCTCATGGGCCTCTCCGGCGAATATGCGCCGCCGGAGGACAAGGTCAAGGGCCCGGCGTCACCCGCGGGTGAGCGCCTTGAACCGGTCCATCAATGTGCGGGTCACAGGCCCGATCGGTCCGGCGCCGATCTGGCGCCCGTCGAGTGACCGGATCGGCGCAATCTCCGCTGCGGTGCCAGTCAGGAACGCCTCGTCGGCCGTGTACACATCGTAGCGGTTGATCGGTTCTTCCCGCACCGTCAGTCCCGCCTCGGCGGCCAGCTCGATGACCAGATCACGGGTCACTCCGCGCAGGATGCCCGTCCAGGACGGCGGCGTGGTCAGCACCCCGCGCCGCACGACGAAGATGTTCATCCCGGACGCCTCGGCCACATAGCCGGTCCGGTCGAGCATCAGCACCTCGTCCATCTGTGCCTGGATGCCCTCCAGCTTGGCCATGATATGCGGCAGGTAATTGAGCGACTTGACGCGCGGAGAGAGGGTCTCGCGATTGGGCATCGGTGTGGCCGAGCCGATCATGGCAAGCCCCTTCTCGTATCGCTCGGCAGGCCAGATACGGATGGTGTCAAAAATGATGATCGCGGTCGGGTGCGGGCAGCTGCGCGGGTCGAGGCCGAGGTCCCCCATGCCGCGGGTCACCATATGGCGCAGGTAGCCCTCCTTGAGCCCGGCCCGCTCAACCCCCTCGACCGTCACCCGGGCCATCTCCTCCAGCGGTATGGGGACGGTGAGCCAGATGGCCTGCGCGGAGTCGTAGAGTCGCTCGAGATGCTCCTCCATCCGGAACGGCTTGCCCCCATACACCCGCATCCCTTCGAACACCCCGTCGCCGTAGAGCAGGCCGTGGTCGTACACCGAGACCTTGGCGGTCTCGCGGTCGTGCCATTCTCCGTTGATCCAGATGAGGCTCATGCGAGGTCCGGGGTGAGTGGAGGAGGAGCCGAGGGACGATTCGGAAAGGTAACCGAAACGCTCAGAGGAGCGAGTCACCGAGTCGGGCAGTGTTTTGCGCCACCCGAAGCCACACTGGACGGCGCGCCCACGCGTCGGCGGTGAGTTCCGTCGCATCGGCAAAGTATCGCTCCTGTACGCCCCGCATGGCCGAGACAACCGCGGGGTCGTACACCAGGAGCGCCACCTCGGCGTTGAGCGCAAAGGACCGGATGTCCATGTTCACCGACCCGACGATGGCGAGGTCGTCGTCGATGGTGACGTGCTTGGCGTGGAGGAAATGCGGGCGATAGAGGTGGATCCGGACGCCGGCCGCGAGCAGCTCGTCGAAATACGAGCGCTGGGCGAGGCCCATCACCCATTTGTCCACCGGGTTGGCCACCACGAGCCGGACTTCGACACCTCGACGCACGGCGGTGCGGAGGGCCTGGAGGAACGGTTCATCCGGCACGAAATAGGGCGTG
The DNA window shown above is from Gemmatimonadales bacterium and carries:
- a CDS encoding serine hydrolase, whose translation is MGLALIDLGSGDSLWINAQWRVHAASTMKVPVLIELAQRVDAGRFGWDWPLLVKNEFHSIVDSSTFALLVPDDSEKTLFAREGEMVPARELARLMITWSSNFATNLLVDQLGAPQIQATSRRLGADSIVVLRGVEDQKAFDRGLSNTTTARDLAVLLASIARGQAASDSSTAIMLDILTHQQFRAGIPAGVPPGTKIASKTGGITGINHDAAVIYPPSRPPYVLVILTRGFERPADAEAYMARISAEVWASLVGS
- the ilvE gene encoding branched-chain-amino-acid transaminase, with translation MSLIWINGEWHDRETAKVSVYDHGLLYGDGVFEGMRVYGGKPFRMEEHLERLYDSAQAIWLTVPIPLEEMARVTVEGVERAGLKEGYLRHMVTRGMGDLGLDPRSCPHPTAIIIFDTIRIWPAERYEKGLAMIGSATPMPNRETLSPRVKSLNYLPHIMAKLEGIQAQMDEVLMLDRTGYVAEASGMNIFVVRRGVLTTPPSWTGILRGVTRDLVIELAAEAGLTVREEPINRYDVYTADEAFLTGTAAEIAPIRSLDGRQIGAGPIGPVTRTLMDRFKALTRG